TGAGGAGTCCTTTGCCCGGGAGGTGCGGGAGAAGCTCGCCGCCCACCCCCTCATCAAGGATCATATGCTTCAGCGCCTTGAGGTGGGACGTCCCCTCTCTGAGATCCAGGAGGAGGCCGCCAAGGGGGCCCTTCCTCTGTACCTTGGTGACCGGGTTGTGGGGTGTTGCAGGAAGGGGCACGAGATAGACGAGTGTTTGTCCGCTTACGTGCTCCTTGAGAACCTGGCCTGCAAGGCCGGAGGGGTGCTGGCCCTCATGCACCTGTTGGACAAGACCGGTCTTTCCCCGGAGGAAGTGGACTTCGTGGTGGAGTGCTCCGAGGAGGCCTGTGGGGACATGAACCAGCGGGGAGGAGGCAACTTCGCCAAGGCGGTGGCGGAGATATGCGGGTGCGTGAACGCCAGCGGCTGTGACGTGAGGGGTTTCTGTGCCGGTCCGGTCAACGCCTTAATAGTGGGCGGGTCCATGGTGGCTTCAGGGGCCAGGAAGAACGTGGTGGTGTTGGCTGGCGGAGCGGTGCCCAAGCTTTACATGAACAGCCGGGACCACGTGAAGAAGAACCTGCCGCCTTTGGAGGACTGCCTTGGCAACTTTGCGGTTCTGTTGGGTCCTGAGGATGGAAAGAACCCGGTCATGAGGCTGGACGCCCTTGGCAAGCACTCGGTGGGCGCAGGTGCGTCCCCCCAGGCGGTTACCACCGCTTTGGTTTACGACCCGCTGGTAAAGCTGGGGCTTGGGTTCCTGGACGTGGACAAGTACGCCGCGGAGCTCCACATACCGGAGATAACCCTGCCCGCGGGGGCCGGGGACCCCGCCAATGGGAACTTCAAGATGATAGCCGCGTTGGCGGCCATGAAGGGGCAGATAGAGAAGGCCAAGATGAACGACTTCGTGGTGGAGCGCGGGATACCGGGCTTTGCCCATACCCAGGGGCACATCCCCTCCGGGGTGCCGTTCCTTGGACATGCCAGGGATTGGATATTGGAGGGGCGTATAAAGCGGGCCATGATAATAGGCAAGGGAAGCCTTTTCCTGGCCAGGATGACCAACCTATCCGACGGGGCGTCCTTCGTGCTGGAGGGGCCGTCCGGTGCGGTGGCAGCCTCCGAGGGGTTGGATAAGGAGCAGGTTAAGGCCATCATCCTGGAGGCCCTGGAGGAGGCCCTGTCCTCCCTGCGCAAGTCTTAAGGCTGGTGATCGCCTATGTTGCGTCATAAAGAGATGGTGGCGGAGGCCCTGGAGGAGATAATATCCCTTGCCAGGGGGCAGGTGCGGAAGCCCGTACGGATAGGGCTCATGGCCAGGGGCAACGAGGTTGG
Above is a genomic segment from Thermanaerothrix sp. containing:
- the grdC gene encoding glycine/sarcosine/betaine reductase complex component C subunit beta, which produces MANCAVLGTSYCLNHVPNLAYHYGNTPWVERETAGETDFLKALKGVLCSYQFACSYAPNGAYIGAMDLSELEAHPKPWTENPLKEPKRFGRYGEIMPEDEFLGLLDLCDVFDLIWLEESFAREVREKLAAHPLIKDHMLQRLEVGRPLSEIQEEAAKGALPLYLGDRVVGCCRKGHEIDECLSAYVLLENLACKAGGVLALMHLLDKTGLSPEEVDFVVECSEEACGDMNQRGGGNFAKAVAEICGCVNASGCDVRGFCAGPVNALIVGGSMVASGARKNVVVLAGGAVPKLYMNSRDHVKKNLPPLEDCLGNFAVLLGPEDGKNPVMRLDALGKHSVGAGASPQAVTTALVYDPLVKLGLGFLDVDKYAAELHIPEITLPAGAGDPANGNFKMIAALAAMKGQIEKAKMNDFVVERGIPGFAHTQGHIPSGVPFLGHARDWILEGRIKRAMIIGKGSLFLARMTNLSDGASFVLEGPSGAVAASEGLDKEQVKAIILEALEEALSSLRKS